The following proteins are co-located in the Insulibacter thermoxylanivorax genome:
- a CDS encoding sporulation histidine kinase inhibitor Sda — translation MRLLSNENLLESYYRAVDLKLDREFINLLLAEIKRRNLQVNVNRGA, via the coding sequence ATGAGATTGCTGAGCAATGAGAATTTATTAGAATCCTATTATCGAGCTGTGGATTTGAAATTGGATCGGGAGTTTATCAATCTGCTCTTGGCGGAGATCAAGCGCCGCAACCTGCAAGTGAATGTGAATCGCGGGGCATAA